One window from the genome of Streptomyces sp. WZ-12 encodes:
- a CDS encoding BlaI/MecI/CopY family transcriptional regulator: MGTTPFGKALGGNGRERARRGQGQLEAQVLAALHHAPGPTTAAWVQERLGGDLAYTTVMTILSRLHAKGAVTRERTGRAYAWTPAADEAGLAALRMRRVLDGEPDRDAVLTSFVSALSAHDEDVLRSLLARAEDDDGTPGRGPGEARGG; encoded by the coding sequence ATGGGCACCACCCCCTTCGGCAAGGCCCTCGGCGGCAACGGGCGGGAGCGGGCCCGGCGCGGACAGGGCCAGTTGGAGGCCCAGGTGCTGGCCGCGCTGCACCACGCGCCCGGGCCGACCACCGCCGCCTGGGTACAGGAGCGGCTGGGCGGCGACCTCGCCTACACCACCGTGATGACGATCCTGTCCCGGCTGCACGCCAAGGGCGCGGTCACCCGCGAACGCACCGGCCGGGCCTACGCCTGGACCCCCGCGGCCGACGAGGCCGGGCTCGCCGCGCTGCGGATGCGCCGCGTCCTGGACGGCGAACCGGACCGGGACGCCGTGCTGACCAGCTTCGTCTCGGCGCTCTCGGCGCACGACGAGGACGTGCTGCGCAGCCTCCTGGCCCGCGCCGAGGACGACGACGGCACCCCGGGCCGCGGCCCGGGCGAAGCACGCGGGGGGTGA
- a CDS encoding M56 family metallopeptidase: MGVFVFLPLVLPLTALPIARLAEQHLHPRVTTRLLTLLAAVLGLCSTLCLALLVVVGTAQLPGNPLPDGWSDPEVRAAVPYAEVAGVAAIFALTGALVVGGGALRRDRRIRERAHRALAVLPAGVDPVVLPDDEPYAYAVPGTPARPGRPARPGRIAVSQGMLHNLDDDERRALFAHEQAHLHCRHHRSLLAVRLAGCVNPLLLPLRSAVAFSAERWADEEAARTVGNRRLTARAVGKAALLSRPAPYPLVTQFASPEPGPVPRRVAALLGPVPSARTWPPALTPAGLAALVAAAGTAASALSSLNAAVALFLVLKAATPW, from the coding sequence GTGGGCGTCTTCGTCTTCCTGCCGCTGGTCCTGCCGCTCACCGCACTGCCGATCGCCCGGCTCGCGGAGCAGCACCTCCATCCCCGGGTCACCACCCGGCTGTTGACCCTGCTGGCCGCGGTCCTCGGCCTGTGCAGCACGCTCTGCCTGGCGCTGCTGGTGGTCGTCGGCACCGCCCAACTGCCCGGTAATCCACTGCCGGACGGCTGGTCGGACCCGGAGGTGCGGGCCGCCGTCCCGTACGCCGAGGTGGCCGGCGTCGCGGCGATCTTCGCGCTGACCGGGGCGTTGGTGGTGGGCGGCGGCGCGCTGCGCCGGGACCGCCGGATCCGGGAGCGGGCGCACCGCGCGCTGGCCGTCCTGCCGGCCGGCGTCGATCCGGTGGTGCTGCCGGACGACGAGCCCTACGCCTATGCCGTGCCCGGTACGCCCGCGCGGCCGGGGCGGCCGGCCCGGCCCGGCCGGATCGCGGTCTCCCAGGGGATGTTGCACAACCTGGACGACGACGAGCGACGGGCCCTGTTCGCCCATGAGCAGGCGCATCTGCACTGCCGTCACCACCGTTCGCTGCTCGCCGTCCGACTGGCCGGCTGCGTCAACCCGCTGCTGCTGCCGCTGCGTTCGGCGGTCGCCTTCAGCGCCGAGCGGTGGGCGGACGAGGAGGCGGCACGGACGGTCGGCAACCGGCGGCTGACCGCACGGGCGGTGGGGAAGGCCGCGTTGCTCTCGCGGCCCGCGCCGTATCCGTTGGTGACGCAGTTCGCGTCGCCCGAACCGGGGCCGGTGCCGCGGCGGGTGGCGGCGCTGCTCGGGCCGGTGCCGTCGGCCCGCACCTGGCCGCCGGCGCTGACACCGGCGGGGCTGGCCGCGCTGGTCGCGGCGGCCGGCACCGCGGCCTCCGCGCTCTCCTCGTTGAACGCCGCGGTAGCTCTGTTCCTCGTTCTGAAGGCGGCAACGCCGTGGTGA
- a CDS encoding tellurite resistance TerB family protein encodes MALWDRIKESATTMQSQLVAKKNDLKSGAFRDASMAMCALVAAADGVVDPSERRRVAQLIATNEVLQNFPAEDLRVRFEGCLDKLAADFDFGKVALMQEIGKVKKKPVEARAVLQIGVVIGGADGDFDPSERAVVREVCFALGIPPTEFDL; translated from the coding sequence ATGGCGCTGTGGGACCGCATCAAGGAGTCCGCGACGACGATGCAGAGCCAGCTCGTCGCCAAGAAGAACGACCTCAAGAGCGGGGCCTTCCGCGACGCGAGCATGGCGATGTGCGCGCTGGTGGCCGCCGCCGACGGGGTCGTCGACCCGTCCGAGCGGCGGCGGGTGGCGCAGTTGATCGCCACCAACGAGGTGCTCCAGAACTTCCCGGCCGAGGACCTCCGGGTCCGCTTCGAGGGCTGCCTGGACAAGCTGGCCGCCGACTTCGACTTCGGCAAGGTCGCGCTGATGCAGGAGATAGGGAAGGTGAAGAAGAAGCCGGTGGAGGCGCGGGCGGTGCTCCAGATCGGCGTCGTCATCGGCGGCGCGGACGGGGACTTCGACCCCAGCGAGCGCGCCGTGGTGCGCGAGGTGTGCTTCGCGCTGGGCATCCCCCCGACCGAGTTCGACCTCTGA
- a CDS encoding TerD family protein: protein MGVSLAKGGNVSLSKEAPGLTAISVGLGWDVRTTTGADYDLDASALLCTDAGKVASDQHFVFYNNLTSPDGSVQHTGDNLTGEGEGDDETLNVTLSGVPAEITKIVFPVSIHDAAGRGQNFGQVRNAYIRVVNQAGGAELARYDLTEDASTETAMVFGELYRHGAEWKFRAVGQGYASGLAGIAADYGVNV, encoded by the coding sequence ATGGGAGTCTCGCTCGCCAAGGGCGGCAACGTCTCGCTGTCGAAGGAGGCGCCCGGCCTGACCGCGATCTCGGTCGGCCTCGGCTGGGACGTGCGGACGACCACCGGCGCCGACTACGACCTCGACGCCAGCGCGCTGCTGTGCACCGACGCCGGCAAGGTCGCCTCCGACCAGCACTTCGTCTTCTACAACAACCTCACCAGCCCGGACGGTTCGGTCCAGCACACCGGCGACAACCTCACCGGTGAGGGCGAGGGCGACGACGAGACCCTCAACGTCACGCTGAGCGGGGTGCCGGCCGAGATCACCAAGATCGTGTTCCCGGTCTCCATCCACGACGCCGCCGGCCGCGGCCAGAACTTCGGCCAGGTGCGCAACGCCTACATCCGCGTCGTCAACCAGGCCGGCGGCGCCGAACTCGCCCGCTACGACCTGACCGAGGACGCCTCGACCGAGACCGCGATGGTCTTCGGCGAGCTCTACCGGCACGGCGCGGAGTGGAAGTTCCGCGCCGTGGGCCAGGGTTACGCCTCCGGGCTGGCGGGCATCGCCGCGGACTACGGCGTCAACGTCTGA
- a CDS encoding LCP family protein, producing MTRRGRIVAWVGGVLGVILLGTVGAGAWVYQHLNGNIHGADVNSELGNDRPVNLSPGSKNILVVGSDSRAGTGDKYGSGLTTMQSDTLMVLHIAANHKWATAVSFPRDSWVRIPECDKGDGGKSTPHHFKINEAFSIGGLSGDVRKAAACSIKTVEKNTGLRIDHFVSVDFQGFKGMVNALGGIEVCPKQAIHDKKAHLDLEAGCQTIKDEKALGYVRTRYSVGDGSDLGRIGRQQEFMKALAAKAQSKLTSPTDLYGFLDSATKSLTTDQDLAGIKPLYDLAATVKDVPSDRLTFLTVPTYPREADVPTDKANVIWQYPQASELFGDLAHDREVGAEGKQKFAEAAKNPITARSVRVRVLNGTQKTGLAGVGAQKLRQLGFTVVFTDNGKATDKTTISYPPALKAQAEVLAARLPGVKAVESAQATPGAVTLTVGPDISSIES from the coding sequence ATGACCCGGCGCGGCCGGATCGTCGCCTGGGTCGGCGGGGTGCTCGGCGTCATCCTGTTGGGCACCGTCGGGGCCGGTGCATGGGTGTACCAGCACCTCAACGGCAACATCCACGGCGCGGACGTGAACAGCGAACTGGGCAACGACCGGCCGGTCAACCTCAGCCCCGGCTCCAAGAACATCCTGGTCGTCGGCTCCGACAGCCGGGCCGGCACCGGCGACAAGTACGGCAGCGGCCTGACCACCATGCAGTCGGACACCCTGATGGTGCTGCACATCGCGGCGAACCATAAGTGGGCCACCGCGGTGTCCTTCCCGCGCGACTCCTGGGTGCGGATCCCGGAGTGCGACAAGGGCGACGGCGGGAAGTCCACGCCGCACCACTTCAAGATCAACGAGGCGTTCTCGATCGGCGGGCTCAGCGGCGACGTCCGCAAGGCAGCGGCGTGCAGCATCAAGACCGTCGAGAAGAACACCGGGTTGCGCATCGACCACTTCGTCTCGGTCGACTTCCAGGGCTTCAAGGGCATGGTCAACGCGCTGGGCGGCATCGAGGTCTGCCCCAAGCAGGCCATCCACGACAAGAAGGCCCACCTCGACCTGGAGGCCGGCTGCCAGACCATCAAGGACGAGAAGGCGCTCGGCTACGTCCGCACCCGCTACAGCGTCGGCGACGGCTCCGACCTCGGACGGATCGGCCGCCAGCAGGAGTTCATGAAGGCGCTCGCGGCCAAGGCGCAGTCCAAGCTGACCAGTCCGACCGACCTCTACGGCTTCCTGGACTCGGCGACCAAGTCCCTCACCACCGACCAGGACCTGGCCGGCATCAAGCCGCTCTACGACCTCGCCGCCACGGTCAAGGACGTCCCCTCCGACCGCCTCACCTTCCTCACCGTGCCGACCTACCCGCGCGAGGCGGACGTGCCCACCGACAAGGCCAACGTCATCTGGCAATACCCGCAGGCCAGCGAGTTGTTCGGCGACCTCGCCCACGACCGGGAGGTCGGCGCCGAGGGGAAGCAGAAGTTCGCGGAGGCCGCCAAGAACCCGATCACCGCGCGCTCGGTCCGGGTGCGGGTGCTCAACGGCACCCAGAAAACCGGCCTCGCCGGGGTGGGCGCGCAGAAGCTGCGCCAACTCGGCTTCACCGTCGTCTTCACCGACAACGGCAAGGCCACCGACAAGACCACCATCAGCTACCCGCCGGCCCTCAAGGCCCAGGCCGAGGTGCTCGCCGCGCGACTGCCGGGCGTCAAGGCGGTGGAGTCGGCGCAGGCGACGCCGGGGGCCGTGACGCTGACGGTCGGCCCGGACATCTCCTCGATCGAGAGCTGA